One genomic segment of Caballeronia sp. TF1N1 includes these proteins:
- a CDS encoding DEAD/DEAH box helicase, with the protein MTRTDALKGFHPAVVNWFRAHFETPTAAQARAWPLIHARRSTLVAAPTGSGKTLTAFLAALDELVREGVESAASGKVLPDETRVVYVSPLKALSNDIRVNLEEPLAGIARELGPDAPLIRAAVRTGDTTQQERGAMRKRAPHILVTTPESLYVLLSSDSGRAMLSTTRTVIVDEIHAVAGSKRGSHLSLSLERLDALCEARGAARPVRVGLSATQKPIELVAKFLAGVGKPCEIVDVGHVRARDLALEMPPMPLEAIMSNDMWERVYDRLAELSGMHRTTLVFVNTRRMAERAARHLTERLGRDAVAAHHGSLAREQRLSAEQRLKRGELRVLIATASLELGIDIGDVDLVCQLGSPGSIGAFLQRVGRSGHHVGGVPKGRLFPTSRDDLIECAALLDCVRRGELDALSIPRAPLDVLAQQITAEVACREWGEDELFELIGRAYPYATLERARFDEVVRTLAEGYTGRQGVRASYVHRDAVSRTLRGRRGGKLTAVTSGGAIPDNADFAVLLEPQGLQIGTVNEDFAVESLAGDIFQLGNTSYRIMRIEGGRVRVENANGQPPNIPFWLGEAPGRSSELSFAIARLRAGVDARLAGVGAKGAKDLSLAHGANDANAAKAAKDARNADSAKDALSDSLAPTIAWLADETEGIGADAARQIVEYLARARAALTVLPTQDTLVMERFFDESGGMQLVIHAPFGSRVNRAWGLALRKRFCRTFNFELQAAATEDAIVLSLTGSHSFALDEVWRYLKSASAEHVLIQALLDAPLFGVRWRWNATNALALPRYSGGRKVAPQLQRMRSEDLLAAVFPDQVACAENIAGEREVPRHPLVEQTLDDCLHEAMDSEAWLALLRRIETGDVRLVTRELPAPSPLAAENLSARPYAFLDDAPLEERRTQAVLARRWTDPQSTDDLGALDADAIESVRAEAWPAVTSADEMHEALTGLACIAHGEAARCDGWPAWLDALARAGRATRLQIAEHDALWIAVERLACLRAVYTHAPMHPALQPPPGFDHAWTEDDALVEIVRARLSGFGPLTVPEIARPLALPASSVAPALTRLEAEGYVMRGRFTPTAKDEEWCERHLLARIHRYTVRRLRREIEPVERQDFMRFLFEWQRVAPDSHGEGRDALLGVLEQLEGFEAPAVAWEDDILPARIADYSGMWLDEACRAGKIVWTRPAGRARATGGPVRGTPIVLLPRRHLGAWNTLMRPDEAPQLSSRAQRVFEALSTHGAMFFDELLADVRLLRTGLEDGLGELVALGLVNADSFAGLRALLAPAAKRNVFARRQRRGGLFIGGMDDAGRWALLRRANSNDDADIEHVALALLRRYGVVFWRLLEREAQWLPPWRDLLRVYHRLEARGEIRGGRFVAGLAGEQFALPNAVPLLRDVRRRAKEGALVALGAVDPLNLVGTLLPGEKVPAIAGNRVLFLDGLPVGAVVAGKTRYLGDFDGDTRERIRLALVKRSGRSIGTPLTGGMGTIGMTVRS; encoded by the coding sequence ATGACCCGCACCGACGCCCTGAAGGGCTTTCATCCCGCCGTCGTCAACTGGTTTCGCGCGCATTTCGAAACGCCGACCGCCGCGCAGGCGCGCGCGTGGCCGCTCATCCACGCGCGCCGTTCCACGCTCGTGGCTGCGCCAACTGGCTCGGGCAAGACGCTGACGGCCTTTCTCGCCGCGCTCGACGAACTCGTGCGCGAAGGCGTGGAAAGCGCGGCAAGCGGCAAAGTGCTGCCCGACGAGACGCGCGTGGTGTATGTGTCGCCGCTCAAGGCCTTGTCCAACGACATTCGCGTAAATCTGGAAGAGCCGCTTGCGGGCATTGCGCGCGAGCTTGGCCCCGACGCGCCGCTGATACGCGCCGCCGTGCGCACGGGCGACACGACCCAGCAGGAACGCGGCGCCATGCGAAAGCGCGCGCCGCATATTCTCGTGACGACGCCTGAATCGCTTTACGTGCTGCTTTCGTCCGATTCCGGCCGGGCGATGCTGTCGACCACGCGCACGGTGATCGTCGATGAAATCCATGCCGTGGCGGGCAGCAAGCGCGGCTCGCACCTGAGTCTGAGCCTCGAACGGCTGGATGCGTTGTGCGAGGCGCGCGGCGCGGCGCGGCCGGTGCGCGTCGGTTTGTCGGCGACGCAAAAGCCGATCGAGCTCGTCGCGAAATTTCTCGCGGGCGTCGGAAAGCCGTGCGAGATCGTGGATGTCGGTCACGTCCGTGCCCGCGATCTCGCCCTCGAAATGCCGCCGATGCCCCTCGAAGCGATCATGTCGAACGACATGTGGGAGCGCGTCTATGACCGGCTGGCCGAGCTTTCCGGCATGCATCGCACGACGCTCGTCTTCGTCAATACGCGGCGCATGGCTGAGCGCGCGGCGCGGCATCTGACCGAGCGCCTTGGCCGGGACGCGGTCGCGGCGCATCACGGCAGCCTTGCGCGCGAGCAGCGGCTTTCCGCCGAACAGCGCCTGAAGCGCGGCGAATTGCGTGTGTTGATCGCGACGGCATCGCTGGAATTGGGTATCGATATCGGCGATGTCGATCTCGTCTGCCAACTCGGCTCGCCAGGATCGATCGGCGCATTCTTGCAGCGCGTCGGGCGCTCGGGGCATCACGTCGGCGGCGTGCCGAAAGGGCGGCTCTTTCCGACTTCGCGCGACGACCTGATCGAGTGCGCGGCCTTGCTCGATTGCGTGAGGCGTGGCGAACTCGACGCGCTTTCCATTCCGCGCGCGCCGCTCGACGTGCTCGCACAGCAGATCACGGCGGAGGTCGCCTGTCGCGAATGGGGCGAGGATGAATTGTTCGAGCTGATCGGGCGTGCGTATCCGTACGCGACGCTCGAGCGCGCCCGCTTCGACGAAGTGGTGCGCACGCTCGCCGAGGGCTATACGGGGCGGCAGGGCGTGCGCGCGTCGTATGTTCATCGCGATGCGGTGAGCCGCACGTTGCGCGGACGGCGCGGCGGCAAGCTGACGGCCGTGACTTCCGGCGGCGCGATTCCCGACAACGCCGACTTCGCCGTGCTGCTGGAGCCGCAGGGCTTGCAGATCGGCACGGTGAACGAGGACTTCGCGGTCGAGAGTCTGGCTGGCGACATCTTTCAGTTGGGTAATACGTCGTACAGGATCATGCGGATCGAAGGTGGCCGGGTGCGAGTGGAGAACGCGAATGGTCAGCCGCCGAACATTCCGTTCTGGCTTGGAGAGGCGCCGGGGCGCAGCAGTGAGCTTTCCTTCGCGATCGCGCGGTTGCGGGCGGGGGTGGATGCGCGGTTGGCGGGTGTCGGGGCCAAGGGCGCGAAGGATTTAAGCCTCGCGCATGGCGCCAATGACGCGAACGCGGCGAAGGCGGCGAAGGACGCGCGCAACGCCGACAGCGCGAAAGACGCACTTAGCGACTCGCTAGCTCCCACCATCGCATGGCTCGCCGATGAAACCGAAGGCATCGGCGCCGATGCCGCGCGTCAGATCGTCGAATATCTCGCACGCGCACGCGCCGCGCTGACCGTGCTCCCGACCCAGGACACGCTCGTCATGGAGCGCTTCTTCGACGAATCCGGCGGCATGCAACTCGTGATTCACGCGCCGTTCGGCAGCCGCGTCAATCGCGCGTGGGGTCTCGCGTTGCGCAAGCGTTTCTGCCGCACCTTCAATTTCGAACTGCAGGCGGCGGCGACGGAGGATGCCATCGTCCTGTCGCTCACAGGCAGCCACAGCTTCGCGCTCGATGAAGTCTGGCGTTATCTGAAATCGGCAAGCGCGGAACATGTGCTGATCCAGGCGTTGCTCGACGCACCGCTTTTCGGCGTGCGCTGGCGCTGGAACGCGACCAACGCGCTCGCCTTGCCGCGCTATTCGGGCGGCCGCAAAGTCGCACCGCAGTTGCAGCGCATGCGAAGCGAGGACTTGCTCGCCGCCGTTTTCCCGGATCAGGTCGCGTGCGCGGAAAACATCGCGGGCGAGCGTGAGGTTCCGCGGCATCCGCTGGTCGAGCAGACTCTCGACGACTGTCTGCACGAAGCGATGGACAGCGAGGCTTGGCTTGCACTTTTGCGTCGTATCGAAACGGGCGATGTGCGGCTCGTCACGCGCGAGTTGCCCGCGCCGTCGCCGCTTGCCGCCGAGAATTTGTCGGCGCGGCCGTATGCTTTTCTCGACGACGCCCCGCTCGAAGAGCGCCGCACGCAGGCTGTCTTGGCGCGCCGCTGGACCGATCCGCAATCGACCGATGATCTTGGCGCGCTCGATGCCGACGCTATCGAAAGCGTGCGCGCGGAAGCCTGGCCCGCGGTGACGAGCGCCGATGAAATGCACGAAGCGCTGACCGGTCTCGCGTGCATCGCGCATGGCGAGGCGGCGCGTTGCGACGGCTGGCCAGCGTGGCTCGACGCGCTCGCACGCGCCGGGCGTGCGACGCGCTTGCAGATTGCGGAGCACGACGCGCTGTGGATCGCCGTGGAGCGGCTTGCCTGCCTGCGCGCGGTCTATACGCATGCGCCGATGCATCCCGCACTGCAGCCGCCGCCCGGTTTCGACCATGCCTGGACTGAAGATGACGCGCTCGTCGAGATCGTCCGCGCGCGGCTCTCGGGGTTCGGTCCGCTGACGGTGCCGGAAATTGCGCGTCCGCTTGCGTTGCCTGCGTCGAGCGTGGCTCCGGCGTTGACGCGTCTGGAAGCCGAAGGCTATGTGATGCGTGGCCGCTTCACGCCCACGGCTAAAGACGAGGAATGGTGCGAGCGGCATCTGCTGGCGCGGATTCATCGCTACACGGTGCGGCGTTTGCGTCGGGAAATCGAACCCGTGGAGCGGCAGGATTTCATGCGTTTCCTGTTCGAATGGCAACGCGTCGCGCCGGATTCTCACGGCGAAGGCCGCGATGCGCTTCTCGGCGTGCTCGAACAGCTCGAAGGTTTCGAGGCGCCCGCCGTGGCGTGGGAGGATGACATCCTGCCGGCGCGCATCGCCGATTACTCGGGCATGTGGCTCGACGAGGCTTGCCGTGCGGGCAAGATCGTGTGGACGCGTCCGGCCGGCCGTGCGCGCGCGACGGGTGGCCCGGTGCGCGGCACGCCGATCGTGCTGCTGCCGCGTCGCCATCTGGGGGCATGGAATACGCTGATGCGCCCCGACGAAGCGCCGCAGCTGTCGTCGCGCGCGCAACGCGTGTTCGAGGCCCTGAGCACGCACGGCGCGATGTTCTTCGACGAACTTCTCGCCGATGTACGACTCCTGCGCACGGGACTCGAAGACGGGCTCGGCGAACTAGTCGCGCTGGGCCTCGTCAACGCGGACAGTTTCGCGGGCTTGCGCGCGCTTCTGGCGCCGGCCGCCAAGCGCAATGTGTTCGCGCGGCGGCAGCGTCGCGGCGGGCTTTTCATCGGCGGGATGGACGATGCGGGCCGCTGGGCGCTCTTGCGTCGAGCCAATTCCAACGATGATGCGGACATCGAGCATGTCGCGCTTGCGCTGTTGCGCCGGTATGGTGTCGTGTTCTGGCGACTGCTCGAACGCGAAGCGCAGTGGCTGCCGCCGTGGCGCGATTTGCTGCGTGTCTATCATCGGCTCGAAGCGCGTGGCGAGATTCGCGGTGGGCGCTTTGTTGCGGGCCTCGCGGGTGAGCAGTTTGCATTGCCAAATGCGGTGCCGCTGTTGCGCGACGTGCGCAGGCGGGCGAAAGAGGGCGCGCTCGTCGCGCTTGGCGCGGTCGATCCGCTGAACCTCGTGGGCACGTTGCTGCCGGGCGAGAAGGTGCCGGCGATTGCGGGCAATCGCGTGTTGTTTCTGGATGGCTTGCCGGTTGGGGCGGTCGTGGCCGGTAAGACGCGATATCTCGGCGATTTCGATGGCGATACACGCGAACGTATCAGGCTTGCGCTTGTGAAGCGGAGCGGACGGTCGATCGGTACGCCATTGACGGGCGGAATGGGCACGATCGGGATGACGGTGCGTAGTTGA
- a CDS encoding serine/threonine protein kinase codes for MTSFAQAIRTYRGDGGSRDEFFAGVDGALAIERTPAKRLMEMLDEEHAARPLPPDIYVAIRRRIEHVALAHPETEFGTGFAPGRDETRMQTTPGFPAPLPPRASGDASASTSGHATQVLTEVVQVKGVGDTLNNRFVLEECLGIGGMGTVYKALDLRKLEASDRRPYVAIKVLNLQFRGNPKSLIALQREARKAQQLAHRNIVTVYDFDRDGSIVYLTMEYLSGQPLSRMLRNPNFKGLPFAEMFPIFKGMANALAYAHERGFVHCDFKPPNVFLTDTAEVKVIDFGISRAITRPEDESEATVFDPGSLGALTPAYASPEMLEHREPDPRDDIYALGCIAYELLAGKHPFERVPALQAKSANMKPQRPENLGNKQWKALKGALAFEREARTPSVTQFLDELSEPPAAAPASNKPKREVGPRIAIGAVAVAAIIAAGASYYFFERSKNSEQAPPSNASASPVEPVRPSSAEPQASASVVAITPAVPVAAAPQLTMAAVTPVLASAPCSALVASVHDQTVDVQGFISEKYGLARLKDTLGRVPGVKTTNFGVQQVVDDKCDLLKVFAPYWTANRQLGHPASVHTRSNQLRLTEGDPLIVDLMTPAFESYVTVDYFMLDGSVVHLLPTERSRDNQAPANYAATLGSMGDWVVGKPFGSEMIVLTVTPAPLFDAIRPDSEAKSEYLRALDKRLTALTGKYGRDKVVVDMFQITTQAKK; via the coding sequence ATGACAAGCTTTGCGCAGGCGATTCGTACATATCGGGGCGACGGCGGGTCGCGCGACGAGTTCTTTGCCGGGGTCGATGGCGCACTCGCCATCGAGCGAACTCCGGCCAAACGGCTCATGGAGATGCTCGACGAGGAGCACGCGGCTCGGCCTCTACCACCCGATATCTACGTTGCCATTCGACGCCGCATCGAACATGTGGCGCTCGCTCATCCCGAAACAGAGTTCGGCACCGGCTTCGCGCCCGGCCGCGACGAGACACGCATGCAGACCACGCCGGGTTTCCCGGCGCCTTTGCCGCCGCGCGCATCGGGCGACGCGAGCGCATCGACGTCCGGCCACGCCACGCAGGTGCTCACGGAAGTCGTTCAGGTCAAGGGTGTCGGCGACACGCTTAACAATCGCTTCGTGCTGGAGGAATGTCTCGGTATCGGCGGGATGGGAACGGTCTACAAAGCGCTCGATCTGCGCAAGCTGGAAGCGTCGGATCGACGGCCGTACGTGGCGATCAAGGTTCTCAATCTTCAATTTCGCGGCAACCCGAAATCGCTGATCGCACTGCAGCGCGAGGCGCGCAAGGCGCAGCAACTCGCGCATCGCAACATCGTGACCGTGTACGATTTCGATCGCGATGGCTCGATCGTCTATCTGACGATGGAATATCTTTCCGGACAGCCGCTTTCGAGAATGCTTCGGAACCCGAACTTCAAGGGTCTGCCGTTCGCCGAAATGTTTCCGATCTTCAAGGGCATGGCGAACGCACTCGCATACGCGCACGAGCGAGGCTTCGTCCATTGCGATTTCAAGCCGCCGAACGTTTTCCTCACCGATACGGCGGAAGTGAAGGTGATCGACTTTGGCATTTCGCGTGCAATCACGCGCCCCGAGGACGAAAGCGAGGCCACGGTCTTCGATCCCGGCAGCCTGGGCGCGCTCACGCCTGCGTATGCAAGTCCGGAGATGCTCGAGCATCGCGAGCCCGATCCGCGTGACGATATCTACGCGCTTGGCTGTATAGCGTACGAATTGCTGGCGGGGAAGCATCCGTTCGAGCGCGTTCCCGCGCTGCAGGCAAAGAGCGCCAACATGAAGCCGCAGCGGCCCGAGAATTTGGGCAACAAGCAGTGGAAGGCGCTCAAGGGCGCGCTGGCGTTCGAACGCGAGGCGCGAACGCCGAGCGTCACGCAGTTCCTGGATGAGCTTAGCGAACCGCCTGCCGCTGCGCCCGCAAGCAATAAACCGAAGCGCGAAGTCGGCCCCAGGATTGCGATCGGAGCCGTGGCGGTTGCGGCGATCATTGCTGCGGGCGCGAGCTATTACTTCTTCGAGCGGTCAAAAAACAGCGAACAAGCGCCACCCTCGAACGCGAGCGCAAGTCCGGTCGAACCAGTAAGACCGTCGAGCGCTGAACCGCAAGCGAGCGCGTCGGTGGTCGCGATAACGCCTGCCGTTCCCGTCGCCGCCGCGCCGCAGCTTACGATGGCCGCGGTCACGCCGGTGCTGGCGAGCGCGCCGTGTTCGGCGCTCGTCGCATCGGTTCACGATCAGACGGTCGATGTGCAGGGTTTCATATCGGAGAAATACGGGCTCGCGCGTTTGAAGGACACGCTTGGACGCGTGCCCGGCGTGAAGACCACCAACTTCGGCGTGCAGCAAGTCGTCGACGACAAATGCGATCTGCTCAAAGTCTTCGCGCCTTACTGGACGGCGAACCGGCAGTTGGGACATCCGGCATCGGTCCATACGCGGTCGAACCAGTTGCGCCTGACCGAAGGCGATCCGCTGATCGTCGATCTGATGACGCCCGCGTTCGAGTCCTACGTCACAGTCGATTACTTCATGCTCGACGGCAGCGTGGTGCATTTGCTGCCGACCGAAAGATCCCGCGACAACCAGGCGCCTGCAAACTACGCGGCCACACTCGGCTCGATGGGCGATTGGGTCGTCGGCAAGCCGTTCGGCTCGGAGATGATCGTATTGACCGTGACGCCCGCGCCGCTCTTCGATGCCATCCGCCCGGACAGCGAAGCGAAGAGCGAATATCTGCGCGCACTCGACAAGCGTCTTACGGCGCTCACCGGCAAATACGGACGCGATAAAGTCGTCGTGGACATGTTCCAGATCACGACGCAGGCGAAGAAGTGA
- a CDS encoding DUF3564 family protein encodes MRITVKLDGFEGAQSAAYAILWLDRESSRWSREGHQSMDVPDWGGLTKGAGDTVICGQDAPQPICVLEQLDFDVPGGPPEGLAGRALWYTDQSGAQSEGRWHVQCIDRAQIKAEHGVFAGEEVNWTAL; translated from the coding sequence ATGCGTATCACCGTCAAGCTGGATGGATTCGAAGGCGCTCAATCGGCCGCCTACGCCATTTTGTGGCTCGACAGAGAATCCAGCCGCTGGTCACGCGAAGGTCACCAATCGATGGACGTGCCCGATTGGGGCGGTCTAACCAAAGGCGCGGGCGACACCGTGATCTGCGGGCAGGATGCGCCGCAACCGATCTGCGTGCTCGAACAACTCGATTTCGACGTACCGGGCGGTCCGCCCGAAGGGCTCGCCGGACGCGCGCTCTGGTACACCGATCAATCCGGCGCACAGAGCGAGGGACGCTGGCACGTGCAATGTATCGACCGCGCGCAGATCAAGGCGGAGCACGGCGTATTCGCTGGCGAGGAGGTCAACTGGACCGCGCTCTGA
- a CDS encoding ATP-binding protein has translation MSLAPRSLFARNILLLVALVAVSQVCALAVLLHFIQTPRIERAATTFAAYIETLDTLLKASPPQASNSIAARLEVRAALPEDARETPEESRLRFYRTYQRQTFIDSLRAHLPPDMLVRWESGATAADGQQRLWIRVHLSGEPRWIALPVPEAAHDDGLATALLLSLGLGALAIATAYLIQRHLNRPLEHLANAARRLSAGDEPGVLPIDGPTEIAQVSRAFNQMSAALSEADATRALMLAGISHDIRTPMTKLRLAMAMSSASAADAHFTASAEGYLDRIDSILQQFMDYAGSGAKEAPVVGDINALISNLAADFAGLGHEFALTLGPIEPFAFRPIGMMRVLMNLMQNAILYGVVGLEVRSWTDTRLHAACIVIADRGKGLGGQDPEALKQPFKRGGGEAQPKGTGLGLAIVERIARQHGGTLVLRARDGGGAEACIVLPLGI, from the coding sequence GTGAGCCTCGCGCCGCGGTCCCTTTTTGCACGCAATATTCTTTTGCTCGTGGCGCTGGTGGCGGTGAGTCAGGTATGCGCGCTCGCCGTGCTGCTCCATTTCATTCAGACGCCGCGCATCGAACGGGCGGCGACCACATTCGCGGCCTACATCGAGACGCTCGATACCCTTCTGAAAGCAAGCCCGCCGCAAGCATCGAATTCCATCGCCGCTCGTCTCGAAGTGCGCGCCGCCCTGCCCGAGGACGCGCGCGAGACGCCCGAAGAGTCGCGCTTGCGCTTTTATCGCACGTATCAGCGTCAGACTTTCATCGATAGTTTGCGAGCGCATCTGCCGCCAGACATGCTAGTGCGCTGGGAAAGCGGCGCGACGGCGGCGGATGGCCAGCAGCGCCTCTGGATACGTGTGCATCTGTCCGGTGAGCCACGCTGGATCGCCCTGCCCGTGCCGGAAGCCGCGCACGACGACGGCCTCGCCACGGCCCTGCTGCTTTCGCTCGGCCTAGGGGCGCTCGCAATCGCGACCGCGTATTTGATCCAGCGGCATTTGAATCGCCCGCTCGAACACCTCGCCAATGCCGCGCGGCGCCTCTCTGCCGGCGATGAACCCGGCGTCTTGCCGATAGACGGCCCCACCGAGATTGCCCAGGTTAGTCGCGCGTTCAACCAAATGAGCGCTGCCCTGAGCGAAGCGGACGCCACGCGAGCACTGATGCTTGCTGGTATTTCGCATGACATCCGCACCCCGATGACGAAGCTGCGCCTTGCGATGGCGATGTCCTCGGCGAGTGCGGCGGACGCTCACTTCACGGCATCGGCGGAAGGTTATCTGGATCGGATCGACAGCATCCTTCAGCAGTTCATGGACTATGCTGGGAGCGGTGCCAAGGAAGCTCCGGTCGTGGGAGACATAAACGCATTGATCTCGAATCTGGCAGCGGATTTTGCGGGCCTTGGCCACGAGTTCGCGCTTACGCTCGGGCCCATAGAGCCGTTCGCCTTCCGTCCCATCGGCATGATGCGCGTACTGATGAATCTGATGCAGAACGCCATACTCTATGGCGTCGTCGGACTCGAAGTGCGTAGCTGGACCGATACGCGATTGCATGCTGCATGCATTGTGATCGCGGATCGCGGCAAGGGGCTTGGCGGTCAGGACCCGGAAGCGCTCAAACAGCCGTTCAAGCGCGGCGGCGGCGAAGCGCAGCCAAAAGGCACGGGATTGGGTCTGGCGATCGTAGAGCGCATCGCTCGGCAGCACGGCGGAACGCTAGTTTTGCGGGCGCGCGATGGTGGTGGCGCTGAGGCGTGCATTGTCTTGCCGCTTGGTATTTAA
- the phaP gene encoding phasin family protein (Members of this family are phasins (small proteins associated with inclusions such as PHA granules). Note that several different families of phasins have been named PhaP despite very little sequence similarity to each other.): MNQKFSDPFSQFAAMFQQYQLPGFDVTAIMESRRKDVEALAATNRVAFGGIEALRDKQLEILRRTLGDLEDIAKQMASSAAKPPFNANEVVQRALHNALADMQDIARTTQQTQAEAYALVTKRMEDALQELKASVNKPQA, from the coding sequence ATGAATCAGAAATTCAGCGATCCGTTCAGCCAGTTTGCCGCCATGTTTCAGCAGTATCAGCTTCCCGGTTTCGATGTCACCGCGATCATGGAATCGCGACGCAAAGACGTCGAGGCGCTCGCGGCCACCAATCGCGTTGCGTTCGGCGGCATCGAGGCCTTGCGCGACAAGCAACTTGAAATCTTGCGGCGCACGCTGGGCGATCTAGAGGATATCGCCAAGCAAATGGCATCGTCGGCCGCGAAACCGCCGTTCAACGCGAACGAAGTCGTGCAACGGGCATTGCACAATGCGCTCGCCGATATGCAGGACATCGCCCGCACCACGCAGCAGACGCAGGCCGAAGCCTATGCACTCGTTACGAAGCGCATGGAGGATGCGTTGCAGGAACTGAAGGCGTCGGTCAACAAACCACAAGCTTGA